The DNA segment CTTAGTGAGAATGCACTACATCAAACTATCAGGGTTccaccatcaaccctggtactcctcactgtaatgaggagtaagggaggtcgacctCCCACTGTAGGGACAGCCAGAAAAATCGATCTACAAtacgtcgactccagctacacaattgtcataccTGGAACTGTATATCTTAAATCGACTTTTTGGCCAAGCGTAGACCTGGCCCAAGTTCAttcaatttccattttaaatatttaaaagacaTTTCTCAAATATTAACAATTCAGTAGCAGAGAGGGTAGGTAGACATTATGCCTGCCTTAAGCAAAACAAGCTAAGCTACTGACAAATCATTATGAAATTCTACTTTCTCTCACAGAAGTGAAGCTTCTGGCGTTATATTTTCTTCAAGCAACTGAATGCAGCCATCTGGAAGAACCTGGGCTTTAGAAAAATGACACTATACACAGGATATCACTGCAGATAAAGTCAGCTTGCAACACTGTaaacaaataaagaaaagttattaacAGGATAATATCTAGTATAAACAAAGTTatgaaaaatgtattaaaaaatcAACTGTTAAATGTTATAGTGAAAAGGAAATGTACATCTTTGTAACCAAGCTTATGCTGTTTGTGATTTAAAAGTGTAACTGATCCAGGGGAATGGCCAACCTTAAGTTTTTACCTTTTGTATCTTCAAAATCTGTAGAGGTTCAAGCTTTTAAATCTGgtactttcttgtctggcaacaacCGTGATCTGGTCTGagcatggatgttgcaggaccagagagacccaggactggggctggaccAGAGCAGTGACTGGCAACCTGGCCTGGGCtagagctggagcccctgccacaaTGCTGCAGCATGGGAGAGAAGGCGGGGGGTCAAAACCACCCATAGGTGTGTGGGGACGGGGCCAGAGCAAAGACCCTGCTAGAGCCCccactggaggaggaagagggaaactGGGAAGAAGAAGCCAGGAGGCCCCAGTGGCTGGAATGCCAGCAGTAAACAGTggggccctggtggctggggagctaGCTGGGGatcagtggggctgggaagctgagcAGAGAACAACACGACCAGGGATCCAGCATGGGAGCTGTGGTGCTGGAAAGCTCTGGAACTTGGGAGCCGGTGGGAAGTCAGCCAGGGAACTGCCGGGCCAGGTAGCCAGTGGGAAGAAGCCACAGCCAGGTAGCCAGCAAGACGCTGGTTTTGGTCAGCTGGCCAGATAACTGGGGCTAGAGAGCCAGCCAGGAACACAGCTGAGGAGCGATGGAGCCCTGGTTGTCAAGATGAGAaaactgcagctgggggcagggaagctggCACCTGTGGCTTGGCTGGGACCTGGAGGCCAGCATCCCAGACCAGGGAGCTACAGTTCATGTCACAGAAGTGACTGGGGCTAGCAGCCAAGAGAGGAGACCAGatggcattgacctcccctggtctggcaaaatccctcctctgagactgctcaggtcccgagggcgccgaacagggaggtacaacctgtattaaatTTACTGAGTTGAACAAATTTTAACATTGTATTTATTGTATTGTGCTCTTTGGACTTTAGCtaacatttttatcagtaaatattCTAAGCCTTTCCAGGTAACCAAGGTAATCTTACCAACATACCAATGAACAAAACATTGCTTTATCActtcaagcaaacaaaaaagttAAGGTCACTCTTCCCTGCTTACTGTGAACTTCTGTCTGATCTGACTAACTTTACTAAGAAGAAATGACTGGAAATTTCCACTGGCATCTAGCTGTGACCTTGCATTTCCACTACGTTTCATTTACATCAACATACACCATATTATATCTCTAAAGCAGgattaggaagctggggaaagaaagGTATATCATGTTATCCTCACTAAAAAAGAAATATAAGTAAATTATCTCTGTCACTCAAGAAAGAAGTCTTACCTGCTAGTTGATAACGTTTTTCCAGTCACATTTGGAGAAGATGGTTCAGAGTGAAAAAAGTTTTTTATCCACCAGCATTTATCAAATAGTTCTGGTAAACCTACCATAGGAAACATAATAACAGTGCTTGCCATTTAATCAAAAATGCCAAAAACGAGAGTGggggaaaaatgtgtttgaaagAAAAAGGCAATACCATGATTGGCTTTCTCCTGGTCTGAGAAATTCACAGGATCACACCAGAAGGATGAAGTTCCTGATGAAACACTGGATTCGGAGTTCAGTCGAGCTGCATGTAGAAAAATAAACAATGGTGTCAAATTACAGAACATACATTAATCCCACAATAAAGATTCTTTTCAAGACTTTACAGATGCCCAAACTGTGTAGGTTTACTTAAAAGAcactaaagccgcgtctacactagccaggtattttgaagtagcagtgccaaattcgaaatagcgcccgccgtgtctacacgtggtgagtgttattttgaagttgaaatcgacgtaaggcggcgagacgtcgaagtcgctatcctcatgaggagatgggaatagcgccctacttcgacattgaacatcgaagtagggtatatgtagacgatccgcgtcccgcaacatcgaaatagcggggtcctccatggcagccatcagctgag comes from the Carettochelys insculpta isolate YL-2023 chromosome 2, ASM3395843v1, whole genome shotgun sequence genome and includes:
- the PPDPFL gene encoding pancreatic progenitor cell differentiation and proliferation factor-like protein isoform X2; this translates as MASVPSASCLLAKNQYYRTRLNSESSVSSGTSSFWCDPVNFSDQEKANHGLPELFDKCWWIKNFFHSEPSSPNVTGKTLSTSSVAS